A region from the Streptomyces sp. 3214.6 genome encodes:
- a CDS encoding DUF4265 domain-containing protein, with product MSNISDAHVKVHFRMEVDEDGWPPASVESLWAVDLGDGTVRLDNTPWFVRGVASDDIVKVEVDDEGLWWAGETVRASDNCTIRLIVLKDGGSAAARQTVLETFHRLGTTGEGIEQIRMVALDIPPTADLPRIRRLLEHGEVKEWWHWEEGCVTAAWTATASD from the coding sequence ATGAGCAACATCAGCGATGCCCACGTGAAGGTTCACTTCCGAATGGAGGTGGACGAGGACGGCTGGCCTCCGGCGTCAGTCGAGAGCCTGTGGGCCGTGGACCTGGGCGATGGGACCGTGCGCTTGGACAACACCCCGTGGTTCGTCCGCGGGGTCGCGAGCGACGACATTGTCAAAGTCGAGGTCGACGACGAGGGCTTGTGGTGGGCCGGGGAGACCGTTCGCGCCTCGGACAACTGCACCATCCGGTTGATCGTGCTGAAGGACGGAGGTTCGGCAGCAGCTAGGCAGACCGTGCTGGAGACCTTCCATCGGCTTGGCACGACAGGCGAGGGCATTGAGCAGATCCGGATGGTCGCGCTGGACATCCCGCCGACGGCGGACCTTCCGCGGATCCGCAGGTTGCTGGAACACGGCGAAGTCAAGGAATGGTGGCACTGGGAGGAAGGGTGCGTCACCGCGGCCTGGACAGCTACGGCCTCGGACTAG
- a CDS encoding DDE-type integrase/transposase/recombinase yields MVGDITYVPTAEGWLYLPTWLDLATREVIGYSMADHHRADLVVDALDMAAGLGHLDDGCIIHTDRGSECTSAQFRYRLGELGLRQSMGRTGICYDNAAAESFFAVLKEEIGTRIWNVRASARADIFTFIERPRCPIG; encoded by the coding sequence GTGGTCGGCGACATCACCTACGTCCCCACCGCCGAGGGCTGGCTCTACCTGCCGACCTGGCTCGATCTGGCCACCCGCGAGGTGATCGGCTACTCGATGGCCGACCACCACCGCGCCGACCTGGTCGTCGACGCCCTCGACATGGCGGCGGGCCTGGGCCACCTGGACGACGGCTGCATCATCCACACCGACCGCGGATCGGAGTGCACCTCGGCCCAATTCCGGTACCGACTGGGCGAGTTGGGACTACGGCAGAGCATGGGACGCACCGGGATCTGCTACGACAACGCCGCCGCCGAGAGTTTCTTCGCCGTCCTGAAGGAAGAGATCGGAACCCGTATCTGGAACGTCCGGGCCAGCGCACGGGCCGACATCTTCACCTTCATCGAGAGACCCCGTTGCCCAATTGGGTGA
- a CDS encoding IS3 family transposase — translation MRERENLALVHEITVIHVASKKTYGVPRVTAELRRRGRLVNRKRVERLMREHGIAGHSRRTGRRSFTRADRKAAPAPDLIGRDFTAPAPACAWSATSPTSPPPRAGSTCRPGSIWPPAR, via the coding sequence GTGCGCGAGCGCGAGAACCTCGCCCTGGTCCACGAGATCACCGTCATCCACGTCGCGTCGAAGAAAACGTACGGCGTTCCGCGCGTCACCGCCGAACTGCGCCGCCGGGGCCGCCTGGTGAACCGCAAGCGCGTCGAACGGCTCATGCGTGAACATGGCATCGCCGGGCACAGTCGCCGCACCGGGCGTCGCAGCTTCACCCGTGCCGACCGCAAGGCCGCCCCGGCCCCGGACCTGATCGGACGTGACTTCACCGCCCCGGCTCCGGCCTGCGCGTGGTCGGCGACATCACCTACGTCCCCACCGCCGAGGGCTGGCTCTACCTGCCGACCTGGCTCGATCTGGCCACCCGCGAGGTGA
- a CDS encoding transposase: MGSKYTKRYSEEFKRDAIALVASSGRTVTEVARELGVSSESLRGWVKKANGVGQAAAGAPVAAGNGLDAAEREELKRLRKLAADQAKTIEILKKATAFFAKESDR, translated from the coding sequence GTGGGAAGCAAGTACACGAAGCGGTACTCGGAGGAGTTCAAGCGGGACGCCATCGCGCTCGTGGCATCCTCGGGCCGGACGGTGACCGAGGTCGCCCGGGAACTCGGCGTCAGCTCGGAGAGCCTGCGGGGCTGGGTGAAGAAGGCGAATGGTGTCGGGCAAGCCGCCGCGGGGGCGCCGGTGGCCGCCGGTAACGGGCTGGACGCGGCCGAGCGGGAGGAACTCAAGCGGCTGCGCAAGCTCGCAGCCGACCAGGCCAAGACGATCGAGATCCTGAAAAAAGCGACGGCCTTCTTCGCGAAGGAGAGCGACCGGTGA
- a CDS encoding GNAT family N-acetyltransferase yields the protein MTELGSVAWPPAPIKTERLVLRESEARDRAAFIELFASPEVRTYLGGPRPRDELERAVPEVPGRRPGLFVIDLDGVMIGTTTLDRRDAERPGHVRPDAGEAELGYMFLPEAWGCGYAAEACAAALGWFADALPGEPVVLCTQTANDRSMRLAAKLGFTEVQRFEEWGAEQWFGVWSLVTPSA from the coding sequence ATGACTGAATTAGGGTCCGTCGCCTGGCCGCCGGCCCCGATCAAGACCGAGCGGCTCGTGCTCCGCGAGTCCGAGGCCCGGGACCGTGCGGCGTTCATCGAGTTGTTCGCCTCGCCGGAGGTGCGCACCTACCTCGGTGGCCCTCGACCCCGTGACGAGCTCGAACGCGCGGTACCTGAGGTGCCCGGGCGGCGTCCTGGCCTTTTCGTGATCGATCTCGACGGAGTGATGATCGGTACGACTACGCTCGATCGGCGCGACGCGGAGCGTCCAGGGCACGTCCGCCCGGATGCCGGGGAGGCCGAGCTCGGCTACATGTTCCTGCCGGAGGCGTGGGGATGCGGGTACGCCGCTGAGGCGTGCGCGGCGGCGCTCGGCTGGTTCGCCGATGCGCTTCCCGGCGAGCCGGTGGTGCTCTGCACTCAGACCGCCAACGACCGCTCGATGCGCCTCGCGGCGAAACTGGGGTTCACCGAGGTGCAACGGTTCGAGGAGTGGGGTGCCGAACAGTGGTTCGGTGTGTGGTCCCTGGTCACACCATCCGCTTGA